The Spirosoma sp. SC4-14 DNA window CGGCATGAAAAACGGGAACAACCTGTCCATTGACCTTGACCTCATAATACGTTGATCTAAACTCGTCGGGTACCGGATGTGGCCTTACCATTTGGGCGAGACTTTGTGTTCCTCCAAAAAGCAGCAACAGAAAAAAGATAAATCGGCTGTTCATATCAAGTTTGTGAATGAGTCACGAGTGCTGGTATCGGGTTAAACCAGCACTGACGGGTGTTCGTGTTTGCCTGTATTCCCTAGTTTTTCAGATCGCTGGGCCGTTTGTTTTTCCAAAGTTTAAAATCATCCCAGTACACCTGGAGCGTTTTGTTCTGTGCTTTCACGTGGTTTATAAGTTCCTTTGAGGTGTACAGTTTCATCGGATTATAGCCTGTCAACCCATTGGGGGCCGGGTCGGCGGTGTTGTGCGTGAAATTGGTGATGTCATATACCACTTGCCGGGCTTGACCCTCCGGCGTAATGGCCAGATAAAACCGTCCTGTTTTCTGGTCACCTTCTTTAAAATAATACTCCATCGTAAACCATTTTCCGATGGGCACTGCCACGTTTGAGGTGGTGGGGTCTGCCCGCCAGACTTCCTTTTGCCCCGCATTTTCAGCGTTTAAAATGAAGTTCAGCGCGTTGACTTCGCCTTTGGGCTTGCCAATGCCAAGTGTTATCCGAAATCCATACGGTTCGCTTTTAACCCACCATTCGTTGTTCCAGAATTCAGAAATCGTACACCAGTTTATGGGGCGGGGATAAGTTTTCAGCGCGTTGAAATCGTCCGTTAAAAACACCCTCACCGACTGATAAAACTCGGTGTAGCCGCTCTGAATACCATACAGATTGGTTTGAATACGAGCTTTCTGTTGGTTTTCGGAAGCAACCCACGAGTCATTTAACCAATACTGAAGCACTTTATTGGTGGGGTTACCCGGTTCAGCAATGACGCGCGCAAACCGTTTGGTCGAATCGCCACCCGTATACTGCACCTGCATACGGCCATTTTTCACGACAGATCGCCAATCGGTACGCCAATCGCTCTTGGTGGGAAAGCTGGTATCCACCCCGTCGAGGTATTCCATCATAGCGCCGTGGTCATTGCTGCCAATAGCCTTCACCACGCGGCTACCGCCCTCAAAACCAGTCTGAAAAATTAATTCCTCAACTGTCTTTTTCGCCTGGCCGTGGCACAAAGCAGCCGTTAGCAGGAGTCCGATTAGCAATAATTTAGACATCGATACATTGGTTACTGGTTTACTACCTGCTCATCCACTACGCATCGGAACCCCACCGTGGCACAGCGATCCAGGCCCGGCCATGTCAGCAGGTATTTGGCACCAAAACGGGTGTCCTGTGCGCCCTGATCGGCGTACCACTCCGAAGCCCGATTGACGTACCAGGCTCCTCCCCGCAAAATGCAGAATCGGTTGTAGCCGTCGGTGCGCTCGCTTTCGGTCAGTTGCCAGACGTTGCCGCTCATGTCGAACAATCCCTGTTTTGTTCGGCCTTTGTCGAAGCGGTTGACGGCCGTTGCTCCTTTCCATTGTCCGGTGTTCACTACGGTCGAATCGAAGGAATTGCCCCAGGGATAGCGGGTCTGAGCCGCCCCGTTTTGAGCCGCCCATTGCCATTCGGCTTCAGTAGGAAGTCGTTTCCCGGCCCATTTGGCGTAGGCACGGGCATCGTCCAGCGTCACCCAGACCACCGGAAAATTCTCCTGACCAGCGGGCGGAGCGTTATTCACCCAATGCTTCAGGAAGTTGTCGCGCTGCGGTGGTTGATAGTGGCTGGCTTTTAAAAACTGGGCGAATTGCGCGTTCGTCACGAGGGTTTCATCCATGGCAAACGGCCTGAGTTTTACGGTCACCTCGCCGGTTGTCAGTTCGTTGCGGGCCTGGCTGTAGGAATAGTCTACAAAATGGCCAATCGGATAAAAACCGCACTCCCGCTGCCGGAAGCTGAACGTCATACGTACCGAATCCGGGGCGACAGGAATAGATACCATGCCTTTCGGTACGTTATTTCTTGCGTATCGTTGGGTAGCCGCTACGGGTTTCAACTGGGGTTTTGGCAAGTGAAACGTGGTGCTATAGTCGGCTCGTTGGCGGATGTCAGCCTGCTTTTTCAGAAAGGCCAGGAAGTCGGCGGTCAGTTCCGACTCGGCAACAGCCAGAATGCAGCCAATCGCTTTGGGACCGTATTCGGCATACAAACTCATCTTCCCGTTGGCGCGGCCTGGTTTTAGCTCTTTCCCCGCCAGCAGGTCGAAATAGCGGACGCCCGGTACGTCGTCCTGCTCAAAAAGTTTACCCCTCGTCCATTGCTCCTGCCGGTTGACGATTGTCCATAATGTATTTTTACCCAGTTGCCAGCTACTGGCGAATACCCGATTCAGTTGAATCAGGAACAGGGGTGTCCAGGTGCCTTCCGTAAAAAATTGGGAATAGCGCCGTTGAATGGGCAGCATGGCCCGGAGCAGCGACCGATCGCGCGGATTGACTTCGTTGACCGTACCGAACACATTTTCCCAAATCACAATACCGCAGCCGTTGATCCAGGCATTCTGGAGCAGTGTCGATTGCTCGTGGCTGAAACGGGAAAGCCGGTAAATCATGTGCCGCTGTTCCAGCCACCGATTGCGTACCAGCAGGGGCACTTCACCAAACTCAAGGTTTTTGTATTTCTCATTCCAGCCCACTTCCAGCCACGATTGATGCACCTGATTCAGCACCTCCGGCCGAATCGGTATTTCCGACTGAAAAATAGCCCCGGCATTGGCCTGCTGCATTCTCTGAAAAAAGCCGTCGAAGTTTGAAATCGTATCCAGATACACGCCGTCAGCGCCCGTTTCGGTGAGCAGATCAAGCAGCTCGTCTTCATCGGTTTTGCCCTGATTCCGGGCGATGTTGTCCCAGGGATTGTAGGCAATCATCAGCTTTTTGCCG harbors:
- a CDS encoding SUMF1/EgtB/PvdO family nonheme iron enzyme yields the protein MLRKGFVSFWMLCCWAGNTFGQNRNALSEKYYQLIEAPTAPDKWDAWRSELRAWKDSTLYSLNYKGENYQKNKYKWASSAYATYFLMANETTLYDKNGRYDIRNCLKKYEANYGGVDVVVLWPTYPQLGFDNRTQYSFYRNLPGGVAGLKQLCNELHQLGKKLMIAYNPWDNIARNQGKTDEDELLDLLTETGADGVYLDTISNFDGFFQRMQQANAGAIFQSEIPIRPEVLNQVHQSWLEVGWNEKYKNLEFGEVPLLVRNRWLEQRHMIYRLSRFSHEQSTLLQNAWINGCGIVIWENVFGTVNEVNPRDRSLLRAMLPIQRRYSQFFTEGTWTPLFLIQLNRVFASSWQLGKNTLWTIVNRQEQWTRGKLFEQDDVPGVRYFDLLAGKELKPGRANGKMSLYAEYGPKAIGCILAVAESELTADFLAFLKKQADIRQRADYSTTFHLPKPQLKPVAATQRYARNNVPKGMVSIPVAPDSVRMTFSFRQRECGFYPIGHFVDYSYSQARNELTTGEVTVKLRPFAMDETLVTNAQFAQFLKASHYQPPQRDNFLKHWVNNAPPAGQENFPVVWVTLDDARAYAKWAGKRLPTEAEWQWAAQNGAAQTRYPWGNSFDSTVVNTGQWKGATAVNRFDKGRTKQGLFDMSGNVWQLTESERTDGYNRFCILRGGAWYVNRASEWYADQGAQDTRFGAKYLLTWPGLDRCATVGFRCVVDEQVVNQ